In Bacteroidales bacterium, the following are encoded in one genomic region:
- the hydG gene encoding [FeFe] hydrogenase H-cluster radical SAM maturase HydG: MIFQPEKCSIKDQRMKPFIDPDEIWNHINNTVSTKERVREVIAKSIDKNRLTLEETAVLINATDPELIEEIKQGARSLKEKVYGNRIVLFAPLYVGNKCTNNCQYCGFRSTNKKVKRSTLDDQQLVQEVEALEENGQKRLILVYGEHPDYSPEYIAHTVRIVYGVKKGNGEIRRVNINAAPLDIDGFRVIKDSGIGTYQVFQETYHPEIYKLYHLGGVKRNFEYRLTSLDRAQEAGLDDVGIGALFGLYDWRYEVLGLVRHTNHLEACYNVGPHTISFPRIQNASALDISKQYIVTDEEFVRLVAILRLAVPYTGMILTARESAAVRREVMQFGVSQIDGGTKIEIGSYAEKLHSQDLDKEQFQINDTRSLSEIIDELLEQDYLPSFCTACYRLGRTGEHFMEFSVPGFIKRFCSPNAILTLAEYLEDYAPEDTRIKGWEVIEKNIKQLEEGNKDHVHAVRERVEKIKQGERDLYF; this comes from the coding sequence ATGATATTCCAACCCGAAAAATGCAGCATCAAGGATCAGCGGATGAAACCGTTTATTGATCCTGATGAGATCTGGAACCATATCAACAACACCGTTTCAACTAAGGAACGTGTGCGGGAAGTGATTGCCAAATCTATTGATAAAAACCGCCTTACACTTGAAGAAACCGCTGTGTTGATCAACGCCACCGATCCGGAACTTATTGAAGAAATCAAGCAAGGCGCCCGGTCATTGAAAGAGAAAGTGTATGGAAACCGTATCGTTCTTTTTGCGCCCTTGTATGTTGGCAACAAATGCACCAACAACTGCCAGTATTGCGGGTTCAGGTCAACCAATAAAAAAGTAAAGCGCTCCACACTCGACGATCAGCAATTGGTTCAGGAAGTAGAAGCGCTTGAAGAAAACGGGCAAAAGCGGCTGATTCTCGTCTATGGGGAACATCCCGATTATTCGCCTGAATACATTGCTCATACGGTTCGCATTGTATATGGAGTTAAAAAGGGCAATGGTGAGATCCGCAGGGTCAACATCAACGCCGCCCCCCTTGATATTGACGGTTTTCGGGTAATTAAAGATTCCGGTATAGGTACCTACCAGGTTTTCCAGGAAACCTATCATCCTGAAATTTACAAGCTTTACCATTTGGGTGGTGTTAAAAGGAATTTTGAATACAGGCTCACTTCATTGGACCGTGCCCAGGAAGCAGGTCTTGACGATGTTGGCATTGGCGCACTTTTCGGATTGTACGATTGGCGCTATGAAGTGCTTGGCCTGGTTCGCCACACCAATCATCTTGAAGCTTGCTATAACGTTGGGCCGCACACGATTTCCTTTCCAAGGATACAAAATGCTTCGGCGCTGGATATCAGCAAACAATACATCGTTACTGATGAAGAATTTGTGAGGTTGGTGGCCATACTCAGACTTGCCGTTCCTTACACCGGCATGATCCTTACAGCCCGGGAATCCGCCGCGGTTCGAAGGGAAGTGATGCAATTTGGGGTTTCCCAGATTGATGGCGGAACCAAAATTGAAATCGGCAGCTATGCCGAAAAACTGCATTCACAGGATCTTGATAAAGAGCAATTTCAAATCAACGATACACGTTCATTGAGCGAGATCATTGATGAATTACTGGAGCAGGATTATCTTCCTTCATTTTGCACGGCTTGTTACCGTTTAGGGCGAACCGGCGAGCATTTCATGGAGTTCTCTGTTCCGGGATTCATCAAACGCTTTTGCTCACCCAACGCCATTTTGACCCTGGCCGAGTATCTTGAAGATTATGCCCCTGAAGATACCAGGATAAAAGGATGGGAAGTGATTGAAAAGAATATCAAGCAATTGGAAGAAGGAAATAAAGACCATGTGCATGCTGTTAGGGAACGGGTTGAGAAGATCAAACAGGGCGAAAGAGATCTCTATTTTTGA
- a CDS encoding type B 50S ribosomal protein L31: MKKDIHPKDYRLVVFKDISNEYAFMSRSTVQTRESIVWEDGKEYPLVKLEISHTSHPFYTGKMKLIDTAGRVDKFRARYEKHMQNRNKQNN, encoded by the coding sequence ATGAAAAAAGACATTCACCCAAAGGATTATAGGCTTGTAGTATTTAAAGACATCTCTAATGAGTATGCTTTTATGAGCCGTTCAACAGTTCAAACCAGGGAAAGCATTGTTTGGGAAGATGGAAAAGAATATCCACTGGTCAAATTAGAGATATCCCATACATCGCATCCGTTTTATACCGGAAAAATGAAACTTATTGATACAGCCGGTCGCGTGGATAAATTCAGGGCCAGGTATGAAAAACACATGCAAAACCGAAACAAGCAGAACAATTAA
- a CDS encoding heme-binding protein, with product MRTSLIITGILIFLFVAFQTWASMSTNKTEQYSYTILQDFQTFEVRKYESAIFARTRIDAETYRAGSGNGFRTLASYIFGGNERNESIAMTSPVAMSWGEGMVMEFMMPSKYSLENLPTPSRTDIEIYKKPAVIMAGLSFGGFTSDQKIQEKIQELRSYLEKENIAHTSHFQYFGYNPPYQMFNRRNDIVVELIGWE from the coding sequence ATGAGAACTTCTTTGATTATTACTGGGATACTTATTTTTCTTTTTGTAGCATTTCAGACCTGGGCTTCCATGAGCACTAATAAAACTGAACAATACAGCTATACAATATTACAGGATTTTCAAACTTTTGAGGTTCGGAAATATGAAAGTGCGATCTTTGCCAGAACCAGGATAGATGCTGAAACCTATCGTGCCGGCTCCGGCAATGGCTTTAGAACTCTTGCATCTTACATTTTTGGCGGTAACGAACGCAATGAAAGCATTGCCATGACTTCGCCAGTTGCAATGAGCTGGGGCGAAGGTATGGTGATGGAGTTTATGATGCCATCCAAATACTCACTTGAGAACCTTCCGACCCCAAGCCGTACCGATATAGAGATTTATAAAAAACCGGCTGTAATTATGGCTGGATTAAGTTTTGGCGGATTTACTTCAGACCAGAAAATCCAGGAGAAGATTCAGGAACTCAGGTCTTACCTTGAAAAAGAAAACATTGCGCATACCAGCCATTTTCAGTATTTTGGCTACAATCCGCCTTACCAGATGTTTAACCGGCGCAATGATATCGTGGTTGAATTGATTGGCTGGGAATAA
- the ribF gene encoding riboflavin biosynthesis protein RibF, which yields MNIFTNLNQTLPIQNAVVTTGSFDGVHIGHKTILNRLNAISREIGGESTLITFHPHPRKILYPDTAGKELRLISSQREKIELLRKVGLQNLIVIPFSIEFSKMSSLDFIRNILVKKLHARTVVIGFNHHFGHNREGDFEHLHELGKHYNFQVEEIPQQDIDNETVSSTKIREAIREGRIQRANAYLDHHYIIIGELYRTATMLDKAGLPIYRVQIDEDVKLIPADGVYAISVSNIGKYYRGMLNVANPHQLSQPNGQELVVELHLFDCNEDLSGQTMMISFHKRMRDEMNFESENQLITQLNKDKQEIDELIF from the coding sequence ATGAATATCTTTACTAATCTGAACCAAACTCTTCCTATTCAGAACGCAGTTGTGACTACCGGATCATTTGATGGTGTGCATATCGGCCATAAAACTATCCTGAACCGCTTAAACGCTATATCCAGGGAGATTGGTGGTGAATCTACGCTGATTACATTCCATCCGCATCCCCGAAAAATCCTGTATCCCGATACCGCTGGCAAAGAGCTTAGGCTGATAAGTTCACAACGCGAAAAAATTGAGTTGCTTCGTAAGGTTGGGCTTCAGAATCTGATCGTTATACCGTTCAGTATTGAGTTCTCAAAAATGAGCTCATTGGATTTTATCAGGAATATTTTAGTGAAGAAATTGCATGCACGAACCGTGGTTATTGGGTTTAATCATCATTTTGGCCATAATCGTGAAGGTGATTTCGAACACCTGCATGAGCTAGGCAAACATTACAATTTTCAAGTGGAAGAAATTCCCCAGCAGGATATTGACAACGAAACCGTAAGTTCTACCAAGATACGTGAAGCTATCAGGGAAGGCCGCATCCAGCGCGCCAACGCCTACCTCGATCATCATTATATCATCATTGGAGAATTGTACCGAACAGCAACCATGCTTGATAAAGCCGGTTTACCAATTTATCGTGTGCAAATTGATGAAGACGTAAAGTTGATTCCCGCCGATGGCGTTTACGCAATCAGTGTAAGCAATATTGGTAAATACTATCGTGGCATGCTCAATGTAGCGAACCCACATCAATTGTCGCAACCGAACGGTCAGGAACTCGTGGTTGAACTGCATTTGTTTGACTGCAACGAAGATCTTTCGGGTCAAACGATGATGATATCATTCCATAAGCGCATGCGCGATGAGATGAATTTTGAAAGCGAAAATCAATTGATAACACAGCTAAACAAGGACAAGCAAGAGATTGATGAACTTATATTTTGA
- a CDS encoding redox-sensing transcriptional repressor Rex encodes MIATRLPDKTIERLSQYRRVLLVHLGQGKQHIFSHELAAMLHITPVQVRRDIMLIAHTGTLRRGYDVRELVNMISRIIDSDTGAKVIVMGVGLLGSAIINYFTGKRSKLTIVGAFDIDPDKVNRVYAGVPCYPVDKLREIIKAEDIDIALLTVPPSEAVNTTERLVMAGIKGILNYTSTPVNVPPHVYLEEYDMITSLEKVAYFVKKKKSK; translated from the coding sequence ATGATAGCAACCCGTTTACCTGATAAAACAATTGAGCGCCTGAGCCAATACCGCCGCGTATTGCTGGTGCACCTGGGCCAGGGCAAACAACATATATTTTCTCATGAATTGGCTGCCATGCTTCATATAACTCCCGTGCAGGTAAGGCGCGACATTATGTTGATCGCCCATACCGGAACCCTGCGGCGAGGATACGATGTTCGTGAGCTTGTGAATATGATATCCCGGATCATTGATAGCGATACCGGTGCGAAAGTCATTGTAATGGGTGTTGGATTGCTTGGCAGCGCTATTATAAATTATTTTACTGGCAAGCGCTCAAAGCTTACAATCGTTGGCGCTTTTGATATTGATCCCGATAAAGTGAACCGCGTCTACGCCGGCGTTCCCTGTTACCCGGTTGATAAACTCCGTGAGATTATAAAAGCCGAAGATATTGATATTGCCTTACTTACCGTTCCTCCCTCCGAAGCCGTCAACACAACTGAAAGACTAGTAATGGCTGGTATCAAGGGTATCCTAAATTATACATCCACTCCGGTAAATGTTCCTCCCCATGTTTACCTCGAAGAATATGACATGATCACTTCGCTTGAAAAAGTTGCATACTTCGTAAAAAAGAAAAAGTCTAAATAG
- a CDS encoding SDR family oxidoreductase encodes MNKTALITGASSGIGLELVKIHARHGDNLVLVARNKVKLNELKNEIEKAHKVTVHLIVKDLSVKDAALEVFNEVQSQGISIDYLINNAGFGHLGAFVGNPWEKEEQMIQLNITALVHLTKLFLPEMIARESGKIMNVGSVASFMPGPFMAVYYATKAFVLSFSEAINNEVRDKGVSVTALCPGPTESGFQDVADMKGIKLVEKFKMPSSKEVAEFGYKAMMKGKPVAIHGVLNRMMVASLRISPRSMVVKSVRWIQGK; translated from the coding sequence ATGAACAAAACCGCATTAATCACCGGGGCATCAAGTGGCATCGGGCTTGAACTTGTCAAAATCCATGCCCGCCACGGCGACAATCTTGTGCTTGTTGCCCGTAACAAAGTCAAACTTAATGAGCTGAAAAATGAAATTGAGAAGGCACACAAGGTAACTGTACATTTAATCGTCAAGGACTTATCAGTGAAAGATGCTGCCCTTGAGGTTTTTAACGAAGTTCAGAGTCAGGGTATTTCGATTGACTACCTGATCAACAATGCCGGTTTCGGGCACCTGGGCGCTTTTGTTGGAAATCCGTGGGAAAAGGAAGAACAAATGATACAGTTAAACATTACTGCTTTGGTTCATCTCACAAAACTTTTTCTACCTGAAATGATTGCACGTGAAAGCGGAAAAATCATGAATGTTGGTTCGGTAGCTTCTTTTATGCCCGGCCCGTTCATGGCTGTGTATTATGCTACCAAGGCATTTGTCTTAAGCTTTTCCGAAGCCATCAACAACGAAGTTCGTGATAAAGGAGTTTCAGTTACCGCACTCTGTCCCGGGCCAACAGAATCTGGCTTTCAGGATGTAGCCGATATGAAAGGCATCAAGCTGGTTGAGAAGTTTAAAATGCCCTCATCCAAAGAAGTCGCTGAGTTTGGTTACAAGGCCATGATGAAAGGGAAACCTGTTGCCATTCATGGCGTTTTGAACCGCATGATGGTTGCTTCGCTTCGCATTTCACCAAGAAGTATGGTGGTGAAAAGTGTAAGGTGGATACAAGGAAAATGA
- a CDS encoding GlmU family protein → MNYILFDDARRSNFLPLTFTRPLADIRFGILTIREKWEKFLGVKTSSLTENYLRKKFPVVKEPDNILINGAICPNTELIAEINKLQPNQALIKNDIVIAMRLTEQELEKSGTNETSNVTEFPTEVNFTELLNIWDIFSKNGIAIQADFELITKGRKSQKLGSAAHVVNPENIFVEKGANIGFAVLNASKGPVYIGENTEVMEGSFIRGPFALCDNSVVKIGAKIYGPTTIGPHSKVGGEVNNSVIFGYSNKAHDGFLGHSVLGEWCNLGADTNTSNLKNTYDTIRLWSYAEQTFVDTSLQFCGLIMGDHSKSGINTMFNTGTVVGVSSNIFGGNFQRNFISSFAWGGYSGFTTFDVNKAIKVAEAVYRRRNMELSDIDKELLKHVFNITFKYRKI, encoded by the coding sequence ATGAACTATATCTTGTTTGACGATGCCCGCCGAAGTAACTTTCTGCCCTTAACGTTTACCCGCCCACTTGCCGATATCCGCTTTGGAATTCTTACTATCAGGGAGAAATGGGAGAAATTCCTTGGCGTGAAAACATCTTCCCTTACAGAGAATTACCTCCGAAAAAAATTCCCTGTCGTTAAGGAACCTGATAATATACTGATCAATGGCGCAATATGTCCAAATACAGAGTTAATAGCTGAAATCAACAAATTGCAACCCAACCAGGCGCTGATAAAAAATGATATAGTTATTGCCATGCGCCTCACTGAGCAAGAGCTCGAAAAATCCGGAACGAATGAAACAAGCAATGTTACAGAATTTCCAACAGAGGTCAACTTTACAGAACTTTTAAACATTTGGGATATTTTTTCAAAAAATGGCATTGCCATTCAGGCTGATTTTGAATTGATAACAAAAGGCCGCAAATCACAAAAGCTTGGATCAGCTGCACACGTTGTGAATCCTGAGAATATTTTTGTTGAAAAAGGTGCCAATATTGGCTTTGCGGTACTTAACGCCAGCAAAGGACCAGTATACATCGGTGAGAATACTGAAGTTATGGAAGGCAGCTTTATCCGTGGGCCTTTTGCACTGTGCGACAACTCAGTAGTTAAGATTGGCGCCAAGATTTATGGCCCGACCACAATTGGACCTCATTCTAAGGTTGGTGGCGAAGTTAATAACTCGGTCATTTTCGGATATTCTAATAAAGCACATGATGGCTTTTTAGGGCATTCCGTTCTGGGTGAGTGGTGCAATCTTGGGGCAGATACCAATACTTCGAACCTAAAAAACACCTACGATACAATAAGATTGTGGAGTTATGCCGAGCAAACATTTGTTGATACAAGTTTACAATTTTGTGGTCTGATCATGGGCGACCACTCAAAATCAGGAATTAATACAATGTTTAATACAGGCACTGTTGTTGGAGTTAGCTCAAACATTTTTGGAGGCAATTTCCAGCGAAACTTTATATCCTCCTTCGCCTGGGGAGGATATTCCGGCTTTACTACCTTCGATGTAAACAAGGCGATCAAAGTTGCAGAAGCAGTTTACCGCCGAAGAAATATGGAACTCTCTGACATTGACAAAGAACTTCTTAAACACGTTTTTAACATCACTTTTAAGTACCGTAAAATTTGA
- a CDS encoding DUF4440 domain-containing protein, with the protein MRTIHLIRTLLLSSILVISSCFPEPDTKHEATLAIRNNWDSFINHWETQDAAGCASFFSEDGYNVPDEFRTLKGRSEIESFYNTLFSGSQSSKYVHNILSVSVTGDDAIELGEFTVDWLSNEGEAWTYKARSIAHWQKDENENWKIKGFLFNKPAADNGSIQDLTE; encoded by the coding sequence ATGAGAACTATACACCTAATCAGAACCTTACTATTATCATCAATACTTGTTATTTCATCCTGCTTTCCTGAACCTGATACAAAGCATGAAGCAACCCTTGCAATACGAAACAACTGGGACTCATTTATAAACCATTGGGAAACCCAGGATGCTGCAGGCTGTGCGTCATTTTTTTCTGAAGATGGCTATAACGTTCCGGATGAATTCAGAACCCTGAAAGGACGATCAGAAATAGAATCTTTTTATAACACCTTGTTCTCTGGTAGCCAAAGCAGTAAATATGTGCACAATATCTTATCAGTATCTGTAACAGGCGATGATGCTATAGAACTGGGAGAATTTACAGTTGACTGGTTATCAAATGAAGGTGAGGCCTGGACTTACAAAGCACGCAGTATTGCCCATTGGCAAAAAGATGAAAATGAAAACTGGAAGATCAAAGGGTTCCTTTTCAATAAACCGGCTGCTGACAACGGGTCAATACAGGATCTTACAGAATAA
- a CDS encoding hybrid sensor histidine kinase/response regulator, producing MAILKVLVIDDEPGIRSGIMRILRDFKVDFPFMDEPIEYELLEASSGEEGIEIIKKMKPDIILLDNKLPGIQGIEVLEWIKKYNIDTLVVMITSYASLELAVKATRDGAHDFIPKPFTPQELRASIENISKHLFLKRMTRQMKKEGKQIRFQFLSVLSHELKTPLNAIEGYLLLMQEKQLGTDLNAYDEMLERSLERIKGMRNLIMDMLDLTKLESGKGVQKKEMVVLNDIARNAIDIMRPYAIQKDVDVYLNASQRISYLADPDEMDIIFNNLISNAVKYNVQGGRVDCIIRQNTDEIEISVSDTGIGMKAEEVNNIFQDFYRIKNPKTRKISGSGLGLSILKKIVELYEGTVEVSTILDKGSVFTVKLKK from the coding sequence ATGGCTATACTGAAAGTACTTGTAATTGATGATGAACCCGGAATTCGTTCAGGCATAATGCGTATCCTGAGGGATTTCAAGGTTGATTTTCCATTCATGGATGAGCCAATAGAATATGAGTTGCTCGAAGCAAGTTCAGGTGAAGAAGGTATTGAGATTATTAAGAAAATGAAACCTGATATCATACTTCTTGATAACAAACTTCCTGGAATACAGGGCATTGAGGTATTGGAATGGATTAAAAAATATAATATTGATACGCTGGTCGTCATGATCACTTCTTATGCTTCGCTCGAATTAGCTGTAAAAGCTACGCGGGATGGCGCTCATGATTTCATACCAAAACCATTTACTCCACAGGAACTCCGCGCCTCAATTGAAAATATCAGCAAGCATCTTTTCCTGAAAAGGATGACCCGGCAAATGAAAAAGGAGGGAAAACAGATCAGGTTCCAGTTCCTTTCGGTTCTTTCTCATGAGCTCAAAACCCCGCTCAATGCAATTGAAGGCTACCTTCTGCTTATGCAGGAAAAGCAACTTGGCACCGACCTGAATGCCTATGATGAAATGCTCGAACGCTCACTTGAAAGAATCAAGGGAATGCGCAACCTGATCATGGACATGCTCGATCTGACCAAACTGGAATCGGGCAAGGGGGTCCAGAAAAAAGAAATGGTGGTTCTCAATGATATTGCCCGCAATGCCATTGACATTATGCGACCCTATGCAATACAGAAAGATGTGGATGTTTATCTGAATGCTTCACAAAGAATTAGTTACCTGGCCGATCCCGACGAGATGGATATAATTTTCAATAACCTTATCTCAAATGCCGTAAAGTATAATGTGCAGGGAGGGCGCGTGGATTGCATCATCAGGCAAAACACCGATGAGATTGAAATTTCAGTGAGCGACACCGGCATTGGAATGAAAGCAGAAGAGGTCAATAATATTTTTCAGGATTTTTATCGCATCAAGAACCCGAAAACCAGGAAAATCTCTGGCAGCGGACTGGGACTGTCCATTCTGAAGAAAATTGTTGAACTCTATGAGGGGACTGTTGAAGTGAGCACTATACTTGACAAAGGCAGTGTGTTTACTGTTAAGTTGAAGAAATAG
- a CDS encoding MBL fold metallo-hydrolase, producing MKVTFLGTGTSIGVPVIACNCVVCKSTDLRDKRFRTSAMLTINGRNIVIDCGPDFRIQMLRHNVEDIDAIVFTHGHRDHIAGLDDIRAFNYILNKNIDVYGSAEVLEAIRIEFPYIFTETRFFGAPQLITHLIDIKPFTVNDVKFTPVEVMHNKLSVFGFRIGDFTYITDASYIPVEEMVKMKGTKILVLNALRNSRHVSHFSLEEAVEVVEKLMPERTYLTHISHFLGLHEEVERKLPAHIRLAHDNLVIDID from the coding sequence ATGAAAGTAACATTCCTGGGAACCGGTACTTCTATCGGTGTTCCGGTAATAGCTTGCAATTGTGTTGTTTGCAAATCAACTGATTTGCGGGATAAACGGTTCAGAACTTCTGCCATGCTCACAATCAATGGACGCAATATTGTAATTGATTGCGGCCCTGATTTTCGAATCCAGATGCTTCGTCACAATGTTGAAGACATTGACGCCATTGTTTTCACACACGGCCACCGCGACCACATCGCAGGCCTCGATGATATCAGGGCTTTCAACTATATCTTAAATAAAAATATTGACGTTTATGGCTCAGCCGAAGTGCTGGAAGCCATCCGCATTGAGTTTCCCTATATATTCACTGAAACCCGCTTTTTCGGGGCGCCGCAACTTATTACACACCTCATTGATATCAAACCGTTTACAGTCAATGATGTGAAATTCACTCCGGTTGAAGTAATGCACAACAAGCTCAGCGTATTTGGATTCAGAATTGGTGATTTCACCTATATTACTGATGCCAGCTATATACCGGTGGAGGAAATGGTAAAAATGAAAGGAACGAAAATTCTTGTTCTCAATGCCTTGAGAAACTCAAGACATGTATCGCATTTTTCCTTAGAGGAAGCGGTTGAAGTTGTTGAAAAACTGATGCCTGAGCGAACCTATCTCACGCATATCAGTCATTTTTTAGGCTTGCATGAAGAAGTTGAACGCAAACTTCCAGCCCATATTCGCCTTGCACACGATAACCTGGTGATAGATATTGATTAA
- the lon gene encoding endopeptidase La, with translation MFESLIIPKISAISDLIDEGTDLIPLLSAEDEEQMRAEEIPEILPILPLRNTVLFPGVVIPLTVGRDKSIQLIKDFYRGSRVIGAVAQKNAAIEDPGFSDLFKVGTVAYIIKLLQMPDGNTTAIIQGKKCFRMDVQLQDEPYIKARVYPHEPQKMFKGNRQFNALISSLKDLSIQIIQQSPNIPSDAAFAIKNIESPSFLVNFISSNLNSEVLEKQKLLESLDLNDRANKVLAMLSKELQEIELKNQIQSRVKTEIDKQQRDYLLHQQLKTIQEELGGSPNQQELNDLKVKALDKLWSKNVADIFDKEMAKLQRMNPAAMEYSMQMNYLEVLVDLPWDECTKDFFDLKRAQKVLDEDHYGLEKVKERIIEYLAVLKLKGDMKSPILCLVGPPGVGKTSLGKSIARAIGRKYVRMSLGGLRDEAEIRGHRKTYIGAMPGRVIQSLKKVKSSNPVFVLDEVDKVIGLNINGDPAAALLEVLDPEQNQAFHDNYLDIDYDLSRVMFLATANTLSTIHPALRDRMEVIEISGYLLEEKIEIAIRHLIPKQFREHGLDMKKLKFSKPILSKIIEDYTRESGVRNLERLIAKVIRNRARFIISDDAYNVRLTTDDISAILGPEQYHIEKDLPNNIAGVATGLAWTSVGGQILFVEVSLSRGKGNLTLTGSLGDIMKESATIAYEYLKSHSRDLDLDNRIFEKWNVHIHIPEGATPKDGPSAGITLFTSLASAFTQRKIKSKTALTGEITLRGKVLPVGGIKEKILAAKRASITDIVLSGENRKDIAEIPARYIEGVNFHYVDSMIDVIEHALLKSKVSKPLDLSQE, from the coding sequence ATGTTTGAATCACTGATAATCCCAAAAATTTCTGCTATCTCCGATTTGATTGATGAAGGAACCGATTTAATTCCTTTGCTTTCTGCTGAGGATGAAGAGCAAATGCGTGCCGAAGAAATTCCTGAAATACTACCGATATTACCTTTGAGGAATACGGTATTGTTTCCGGGAGTTGTTATACCACTCACAGTCGGTCGCGATAAATCCATTCAACTGATTAAAGATTTTTACAGGGGCAGCCGAGTTATTGGCGCCGTGGCCCAAAAGAATGCAGCCATTGAGGATCCCGGGTTCTCTGACCTATTTAAGGTGGGAACCGTTGCATACATCATAAAACTGCTTCAAATGCCTGATGGTAACACTACAGCTATCATTCAGGGCAAAAAATGTTTCAGGATGGATGTGCAACTTCAGGATGAACCTTACATAAAAGCAAGGGTTTACCCACACGAACCACAAAAGATGTTCAAAGGAAACAGACAATTCAATGCACTGATCAGTTCCCTCAAAGATCTTTCAATCCAGATTATTCAACAATCGCCCAATATTCCATCCGACGCCGCTTTTGCAATAAAAAATATTGAAAGCCCAAGTTTTCTTGTCAATTTCATTTCTTCGAACCTCAATTCCGAAGTGCTCGAGAAGCAAAAGTTACTTGAATCACTTGACCTAAATGATCGCGCCAACAAGGTGTTGGCAATGCTATCGAAAGAGCTTCAGGAAATTGAACTTAAAAATCAAATTCAGAGCCGCGTTAAAACCGAAATTGACAAGCAACAAAGAGACTACCTGCTGCACCAGCAGTTAAAAACAATTCAGGAAGAATTAGGTGGTTCGCCCAATCAGCAAGAACTAAATGATCTCAAGGTAAAGGCATTAGATAAATTGTGGTCGAAAAATGTTGCTGATATATTTGATAAAGAAATGGCCAAGTTGCAGCGTATGAACCCTGCAGCCATGGAATATTCAATGCAAATGAATTATCTTGAGGTGTTGGTTGACCTGCCCTGGGATGAATGCACCAAGGATTTTTTCGATCTCAAACGTGCCCAAAAAGTACTTGATGAAGATCACTACGGTTTGGAAAAGGTAAAGGAACGCATCATTGAATATCTCGCTGTTCTGAAACTAAAAGGTGATATGAAATCGCCAATCCTTTGTCTTGTTGGTCCTCCAGGCGTCGGAAAAACCTCACTCGGAAAATCAATTGCCAGGGCTATTGGAAGAAAATATGTGCGCATGTCGCTGGGTGGATTAAGAGATGAAGCTGAAATTAGAGGCCACCGGAAAACCTACATTGGTGCTATGCCAGGCAGGGTTATCCAAAGCCTGAAAAAAGTGAAATCTTCCAACCCTGTTTTTGTCCTTGATGAAGTAGATAAAGTAATTGGCCTCAACATTAACGGTGATCCGGCTGCCGCCTTGCTTGAGGTTCTTGATCCTGAGCAGAATCAAGCTTTTCACGATAACTATCTCGACATTGATTATGATCTGTCAAGGGTCATGTTTCTTGCCACGGCAAACACCTTGAGTACAATTCATCCTGCGCTGCGCGATAGGATGGAAGTCATAGAAATCAGCGGGTATTTGCTGGAGGAAAAAATTGAGATCGCAATCAGGCATCTTATCCCAAAGCAATTCAGGGAGCATGGTTTAGATATGAAGAAGCTAAAGTTCTCTAAACCAATTCTTAGTAAAATAATTGAAGATTATACAAGGGAATCCGGGGTCAGAAACCTTGAAAGACTCATTGCCAAAGTTATTCGCAACCGTGCAAGGTTCATCATATCAGATGATGCATACAACGTCCGGCTTACAACCGATGATATCAGCGCAATATTGGGACCCGAACAATACCACATAGAAAAGGATCTGCCGAATAATATCGCAGGTGTCGCAACAGGTCTGGCATGGACTTCAGTTGGGGGCCAGATTCTTTTTGTTGAAGTTAGCCTCAGCAGAGGCAAAGGCAACCTTACACTCACCGGCAGTCTTGGCGATATTATGAAAGAGTCTGCTACAATAGCATATGAATATTTAAAATCGCATTCCCGCGATCTGGACCTCGATAACCGGATTTTTGAGAAATGGAATGTGCATATTCACATCCCAGAAGGCGCAACTCCCAAAGACGGCCCTTCCGCCGGGATTACATTGTTCACTTCTTTGGCTTCGGCCTTTACGCAGCGAAAAATAAAAAGCAAAACAGCATTAACC